From Nitrospirota bacterium, a single genomic window includes:
- a CDS encoding CBS domain-containing protein: MVSVKSFMVPREKFVSVERDTSAQMAARIMRDRGIGSLFVTHGKEIIGILTDTDMVRRVVAAGADTQKTTVEQVMSAPILTIDENKTLLDANDLMAKTHIRHLGVTQDGKLAGMISVRDLVLFLTNLPRK, from the coding sequence ATGGTTTCCGTCAAGTCGTTCATGGTTCCGAGAGAGAAGTTTGTTTCGGTCGAGCGGGACACCAGTGCTCAGATGGCTGCTCGTATTATGCGGGATCGTGGCATCGGCAGCCTGTTCGTGACGCATGGGAAGGAGATCATCGGTATTCTGACGGATACCGATATGGTCAGGCGGGTGGTTGCGGCTGGAGCTGATACCCAGAAGACAACGGTCGAACAGGTTATGTCGGCCCCGATCTTGACGATTGATGAAAATAAGACCCTGCTCGATGCCAACGATCTGATGGCCAAGACGCATATCCGCCATCTCGGCGTCACTCAGGACGGCAAGTTGGCGGGTATGATCTCTGTTCGTGACCTCGTGCTGTTCTTGACCAATCTTCCAAGGAAGTGA